A part of Fimbriiglobus ruber genomic DNA contains:
- a CDS encoding TIGR02996 domain-containing protein, with product MHHTDEGFLARVREAPDDDGLRLIYADWLDEQGDPRGEFIRVQIALARVPQYDRRRGELVRVERDLLGRYADLWAAPFHGLATGPVFRRGFVDEIKVTARQFLAHAHAIFEAGPVRHLHVLDLGSHVAPVLTSPHLARLTGLTVFGQHLGDTLARAVAESPYLSGLKLLHLGRNRIGDAGAEQIVSAPGLAALEDLDLGENELGEPAGLGLAGCPRFDRLRRLELGGNAVGPVAAGRLADPDRFSLLDRLGLAGNRIGGPRLVTTPRASALFRVSSLDLSGNGLTAAGLEWLLGDATAAGVRELDLGHNDLGDAGVDLLAGTPTLAGLRMLRLNANHVTGVGLETLARSPYLSRLAALDVSHNPIGDGGFLAVMESPILRGLRRLTFTEIGISHRVRLELGMRYNREPVSIW from the coding sequence ATGCACCACACGGACGAGGGGTTCCTGGCCCGCGTCCGCGAAGCCCCGGACGACGACGGCCTGCGGCTCATCTACGCCGACTGGCTGGACGAGCAGGGCGACCCGCGGGGCGAGTTCATCCGGGTGCAGATCGCGCTGGCCCGGGTGCCGCAATACGACCGCCGGCGGGGGGAACTGGTGCGGGTCGAGCGCGACCTGCTCGGGCGGTACGCCGACCTGTGGGCCGCCCCGTTTCACGGGCTGGCCACCGGCCCGGTCTTCCGGCGCGGGTTCGTGGACGAGATCAAAGTCACCGCCCGGCAGTTCCTCGCCCACGCCCACGCGATCTTTGAAGCCGGCCCCGTGCGGCACCTGCACGTCCTCGACCTCGGTAGCCACGTCGCCCCCGTCCTCACGTCCCCCCACCTCGCCCGGCTGACGGGCCTGACCGTCTTCGGCCAGCACCTGGGGGACACCCTCGCGCGGGCGGTGGCCGAGTCGCCGTACCTGTCCGGGCTGAAGCTGCTCCACCTCGGGCGGAACCGGATCGGCGACGCGGGGGCCGAGCAGATCGTCTCCGCCCCGGGATTGGCCGCACTGGAAGACCTGGACCTGGGCGAGAACGAACTCGGCGAACCGGCCGGTCTGGGGCTCGCCGGGTGCCCGCGGTTCGACCGCCTGCGACGACTCGAACTGGGCGGCAACGCGGTCGGCCCCGTCGCGGCCGGTCGGCTCGCCGACCCGGACCGGTTCTCGCTCCTGGACCGCCTCGGGCTGGCTGGGAACCGGATCGGCGGGCCGCGCCTCGTGACGACTCCGCGGGCGTCCGCGCTGTTCCGCGTGAGCAGCCTCGACCTGTCCGGGAACGGGCTGACCGCGGCGGGGCTGGAGTGGCTGCTGGGCGACGCGACGGCCGCCGGGGTCCGCGAACTCGACCTGGGGCACAACGACCTGGGCGACGCCGGCGTCGACCTCCTCGCGGGCACGCCAACGCTGGCCGGTCTCCGCATGCTCCGCCTGAACGCGAACCACGTTACCGGGGTCGGGCTGGAGACGCTGGCTCGGTCTCCCTACCTGTCCCGGCTCGCGGCCCTCGACGTGAGCCACAACCCGATCGGGGACGGCGGGTTCCTGGCCGTCATGGAGTCACCGATCCTTCGTGGCCTCCGTCGCCTGACCTTCACCGAGATCGGGATTTCCCACCGGGTCCGCCTGGAACTCGGCATGCGATACAACCGGGAGCCGGTCTCGATTTGGTGA
- a CDS encoding SRPBCC family protein codes for MPTRFTLSRQVAAPPQAVFAIVTNPERVRECVTAIKAFEVIPPGPVAVGTKIRETRIMFGREATETFEVAECDPPSKYTLTAISCGAQYRVEHRFVPDGAGTRFEIEMTIAGASFFAKLMSPLARLMMRPMKKAIAGDMAAIASAAEKAAPQ; via the coding sequence GTGCCAACCCGTTTCACGCTATCCCGGCAGGTTGCGGCGCCGCCGCAAGCGGTATTCGCGATCGTGACCAACCCCGAGCGCGTGCGGGAGTGCGTCACGGCGATCAAGGCGTTCGAGGTCATTCCCCCGGGGCCGGTGGCCGTCGGGACGAAGATTCGGGAAACACGGATCATGTTCGGCCGCGAGGCGACCGAGACGTTCGAGGTGGCCGAATGCGATCCGCCGTCGAAGTACACGCTCACCGCCATCTCGTGCGGCGCACAGTATCGGGTCGAACACCGATTCGTGCCGGACGGCGCGGGGACGCGGTTCGAGATCGAGATGACGATCGCCGGGGCGTCGTTCTTCGCCAAGCTGATGTCCCCGCTCGCCCGGCTGATGATGAGGCCGATGAAAAAGGCGATCGCCGGCGACATGGCCGCGATCGCCTCCGCGGCAGAGAAAGCGGCCCCTCAGTAG
- a CDS encoding NAD-binding protein, which yields MSKPTLPRVAILGAGPIGLEAALYAKSLGHPVTVYEANAPGAHVERWGFLRMFTPFGMNVTPLGLAALLRDAPDRELPADTDLITGKEFRDAYLAPLAESSALRGLVQPQTRVVAIGRAGWRKGEPADPKKPLPPFRLLVRDPRGVERFDAADVVLDCTGTLGRPNWVGDGGIPAVGEVAARQHAAYWPEDVRGARTGHYAGKSVLVIGAGYSAATAVCELATLAEVHQATWVIWLTNGPRTQPLGRIGGDPLKERDRLAARANSLAMRCDGNLEYHPQAMIDELVCGGPDQGFRVAARLAGKPTTWDVERVIANVGYRPDLSACAELRVGEPAGRVETDEPGYFILGAKAKGRDSNFLIQDGHAHVRRTFAVVAGKPGLDLYAKKAA from the coding sequence ATGAGTAAGCCGACGCTGCCGCGTGTGGCAATCCTGGGCGCGGGACCGATCGGGCTGGAAGCCGCGCTCTACGCCAAATCTTTGGGGCACCCCGTCACCGTTTACGAAGCCAACGCTCCCGGTGCCCACGTCGAGCGATGGGGGTTCCTGCGGATGTTCACCCCGTTCGGGATGAACGTCACCCCCCTCGGCCTCGCGGCCCTCCTGCGCGACGCCCCGGACCGCGAACTCCCGGCCGACACGGACCTCATCACGGGCAAGGAATTCCGTGACGCGTACCTGGCCCCGCTGGCGGAATCGTCCGCCTTGCGGGGTCTCGTCCAGCCCCAGACGCGGGTGGTCGCGATCGGCCGGGCGGGGTGGCGCAAGGGTGAACCCGCGGACCCGAAGAAGCCGCTGCCGCCGTTCCGACTCCTCGTCCGCGATCCCAGGGGCGTCGAGCGGTTCGACGCGGCCGACGTGGTCCTCGATTGTACCGGCACACTCGGTCGGCCGAACTGGGTCGGCGACGGCGGCATCCCGGCCGTCGGCGAGGTGGCCGCCCGGCAGCACGCGGCGTACTGGCCCGAAGATGTTCGCGGTGCCCGGACGGGGCACTACGCCGGCAAGAGCGTCCTCGTCATCGGCGCCGGGTACTCGGCGGCGACGGCGGTCTGCGAGTTGGCGACGCTGGCCGAGGTCCATCAGGCGACGTGGGTGATCTGGCTCACGAACGGCCCGCGCACGCAGCCGCTCGGCCGCATCGGGGGCGACCCCCTTAAGGAGCGCGACCGGCTCGCCGCCCGGGCAAACAGTCTGGCGATGCGGTGCGACGGGAACCTCGAATATCACCCGCAGGCCATGATCGACGAACTCGTCTGCGGCGGCCCCGACCAGGGCTTCCGCGTGGCCGCGCGACTGGCCGGCAAGCCGACGACGTGGGACGTGGAGCGGGTGATCGCGAACGTGGGCTACCGACCCGACCTGTCGGCGTGCGCGGAACTGCGCGTGGGCGAGCCGGCCGGCCGGGTCGAGACGGACGAACCCGGTTATTTCATCCTTGGGGCGAAGGCGAAGGGGCGGGACTCGAACTTCTTGATCCAGGACGGCCACGCCCACGTCCGCCGGACGTTCGCGGTTGTCGCCGGCAAACCTGGTCTCGATTTATACGCCAAGAAAGCGGCGTAG
- a CDS encoding CRTAC1 family protein — translation MFRSARWQRLVLGVGVSAVLLAALLYWRSLTPPDSSEAIATFPPVTFTDVTERAGIHFRHVNGATGLKLLPETMGAGVAVIDFDRDGWPDLFFVNSRPWPGHPEAASGRATQALYRNKGDGTFEDVSAAAGLDIELYGMGCAVADFDNDGWPDLFVTAVGGNRLYHNEPGPNGRRFVDVTDRAGVGGGGTWPVVSASDFVKWDKPIPFPSSATWLDYDGDGRLDLFVCDYVTWAPALDLGIRAVLPGGKRAYVPPTYFSGTHCALYRNVDGVRFEDVSARAGVRVSEPVAPGGPPQPGGKSLGVVVCDPDGDGWPDLIVANDTVRNFFFHNVPGPGGSRVFEEIGLTANVAYADGRARGGMGVDAAEVRPGQLAAVVANFTNEPDTLLTLRERSPLMFRETATADGLAGASREPMKFGALFFDYDLDGRPDLFTCNGHLEPDISRVQPHHTFAQSAQLFRNTGRPSGGLFEPVPPDRAGPDLFRPIVGRGCAYLDFDGDGAWDLVVIENNGPARLLRADNRTGNNWLRFTLEGDPAVSNRDALGAEVTIESGGQTRRQYVTASRGYLSGSELTVAFGLGRENGAERVRVRWPGRKGVVQEWTGLEAGHLYRLTQGRAEATMVTCGGR, via the coding sequence ATGTTCCGATCGGCCCGTTGGCAGCGTTTGGTTCTAGGAGTGGGCGTCTCGGCCGTCCTGCTCGCCGCCCTTCTTTATTGGCGCTCGCTCACCCCTCCCGACTCGTCCGAAGCGATCGCGACGTTTCCGCCCGTCACGTTTACGGACGTGACCGAGCGGGCGGGCATCCACTTCCGCCATGTCAACGGGGCGACGGGCCTGAAGTTACTCCCAGAAACGATGGGCGCGGGCGTCGCCGTCATCGATTTCGACCGGGACGGATGGCCCGACCTGTTCTTCGTCAACAGCCGCCCCTGGCCCGGCCACCCCGAGGCCGCCAGCGGTCGCGCTACCCAGGCGCTGTACCGGAACAAGGGCGACGGCACGTTCGAGGACGTAAGCGCGGCCGCCGGGTTGGACATCGAGTTGTACGGCATGGGCTGCGCCGTCGCCGATTTCGACAACGACGGTTGGCCCGACCTGTTCGTTACCGCCGTCGGCGGCAACCGGCTCTACCACAACGAACCCGGGCCGAACGGCCGGCGGTTCGTGGACGTGACCGACCGGGCCGGCGTCGGCGGAGGGGGGACGTGGCCGGTGGTCTCCGCGTCCGATTTTGTGAAGTGGGACAAGCCCATCCCGTTTCCGTCCTCCGCGACCTGGCTCGATTACGACGGCGACGGCCGCCTCGACCTCTTTGTCTGCGACTACGTCACCTGGGCGCCGGCCCTCGATCTCGGGATTCGCGCCGTCTTACCCGGCGGGAAGCGTGCGTACGTTCCCCCGACGTACTTCTCCGGCACCCACTGCGCTCTCTACCGCAACGTCGACGGCGTCCGTTTCGAGGACGTGTCCGCCCGGGCGGGGGTCCGCGTGAGCGAACCGGTCGCCCCCGGCGGGCCGCCCCAGCCGGGCGGCAAGTCGCTCGGAGTGGTCGTCTGCGACCCGGACGGCGACGGCTGGCCGGACCTGATCGTCGCCAACGACACGGTCCGGAACTTCTTCTTTCACAACGTCCCGGGGCCGGGCGGTTCGCGGGTCTTTGAAGAAATCGGCCTGACGGCGAACGTGGCTTACGCGGACGGCCGCGCCCGCGGCGGCATGGGCGTGGATGCGGCCGAAGTCCGCCCGGGTCAACTGGCTGCGGTCGTGGCGAACTTCACCAACGAGCCGGACACGCTCCTCACCCTGCGCGAGCGGTCGCCGCTGATGTTTCGCGAAACCGCAACCGCGGACGGCCTGGCCGGGGCGAGCCGCGAGCCGATGAAGTTCGGCGCCCTCTTCTTCGACTACGACCTGGACGGCCGGCCCGACCTGTTCACGTGCAACGGCCATCTCGAACCGGATATTTCCAGGGTTCAACCGCACCACACGTTCGCGCAGTCGGCTCAGCTGTTTCGGAACACCGGCCGGCCAAGCGGCGGCTTGTTCGAGCCGGTTCCCCCCGATCGAGCCGGACCGGACCTGTTCCGTCCGATCGTGGGCCGCGGGTGCGCGTACCTGGATTTCGACGGCGACGGCGCCTGGGATCTCGTCGTGATCGAAAACAACGGCCCGGCCCGCTTGCTCCGGGCGGACAACCGGACCGGGAACAACTGGCTCCGTTTCACACTTGAGGGCGACCCGGCCGTCTCGAACCGGGACGCCCTCGGCGCGGAGGTGACGATCGAATCCGGTGGGCAGACCCGCCGGCAATACGTGACCGCGAGCCGCGGGTATTTGAGCGGGAGTGAATTGACGGTCGCGTTCGGCTTGGGTCGGGAAAACGGAGCGGAGCGAGTCCGCGTTCGCTGGCCGGGCCGCAAGGGCGTGGTTCAGGAGTGGACCGGGTTGGAGGCGGGGCACCTCTACCGGCTCACGCAAGGCCGGGCGGAGGCCACAATGGTTACGTGCGGGGGAAGGTAG
- a CDS encoding RNA polymerase sigma factor has protein sequence MTDRTLDTPFGAGYGGTLWPNGHSDSGLPRNSHPPSRVALDQDAILPGEENEWIAAAQAGDRQAFARLVDRYWDRLYRWLYHLTRDRHKAEDLAQETFLKVLAALGSFRPGSNFRAWLFRIGHNNFVNLKRTEKRTGHPLSEDTPGPSVGAPEDAAADREALQVVAKAVAELPPEFRAALMLRADEGLSFKEVAAILNITEETARWRVFKARQKLVKVLAPELLPPGVGEGERGT, from the coding sequence GTGACCGACCGGACGCTAGACACGCCCTTCGGGGCCGGCTATGGTGGGACCTTGTGGCCGAACGGACATTCCGACTCCGGCCTACCCCGGAACTCGCACCCGCCGAGTCGTGTGGCACTGGACCAGGACGCGATCCTCCCCGGGGAGGAAAACGAGTGGATTGCTGCCGCCCAGGCGGGCGACCGGCAGGCGTTCGCCCGCCTCGTCGACCGCTACTGGGACCGGCTCTACCGGTGGCTGTACCACCTGACCCGGGACCGCCACAAAGCCGAAGACCTGGCCCAGGAAACCTTCCTCAAAGTGCTCGCGGCCCTAGGCTCGTTTCGGCCCGGGAGTAACTTTCGCGCGTGGTTGTTCCGGATCGGGCACAACAACTTCGTGAACCTCAAGCGGACCGAGAAGCGGACCGGGCACCCGCTGTCGGAAGACACCCCCGGCCCAAGTGTGGGCGCCCCCGAGGACGCCGCGGCCGACCGCGAGGCGTTGCAGGTGGTGGCGAAGGCGGTGGCCGAGCTGCCGCCCGAGTTCCGGGCGGCCCTCATGCTGCGGGCGGACGAGGGACTTTCCTTTAAGGAAGTGGCCGCGATCCTGAATATCACGGAAGAAACTGCCCGCTGGCGCGTATTTAAGGCGCGGCAGAAATTGGTGAAAGTCCTGGCCCCCGAACTGTTGCCCCCAGGCGTGGGTGAAGGCGAGCGGGGGACGTAA
- a CDS encoding alpha/beta hydrolase family protein, whose protein sequence is MRRILPVLLGAAALIASPPAAPAVDRDQLVPAKLPSHSEWPDPLVTFDGQKVTTKEDWATKRRPELKMLFEELMYGRYPTVKTNVTGKVVHEDKEAYGGKATLREVAVSVGVPGAPPFYLLLVTPNKHTGPVPLFVGLNFSGNHTLTADPKVRIPDGWIYPNSPGVKDGKATEADRGKVLDVWPFETIVDHGYAVATVYSGDIIPDNQNVRGGLADVVMPVAAGKKAPWETATVMAWAWGVHRAVDYLQTLPEIDAKRIATVGHSRLGKAAIVTAAFDDRIALAIPHQAGCGGTAPDRRKNPKSEPLDRINKTFPHWFCDNFKAFNDDATKLPFDQHCLVAICAPRPVLFTNATDDQWADPPGQFEVLKAATPVYKLLGVDGVVEGAAPVEGKLTDSRLGYWIRPGKHSMNRDDWAVFIQYADKWLK, encoded by the coding sequence ATGCGCCGCATACTCCCCGTGCTGCTCGGGGCCGCCGCCCTGATCGCGTCGCCGCCGGCCGCGCCCGCGGTGGATCGTGACCAGCTCGTCCCGGCCAAACTACCGAGCCACTCCGAGTGGCCCGACCCGCTCGTGACGTTCGATGGCCAGAAGGTGACGACGAAAGAAGACTGGGCCACGAAGCGGCGGCCGGAACTCAAGATGTTGTTCGAGGAGCTGATGTACGGCCGGTATCCGACCGTGAAGACGAACGTGACCGGCAAGGTCGTCCACGAGGACAAAGAAGCCTACGGCGGAAAAGCCACACTCCGGGAAGTGGCCGTGTCGGTCGGGGTGCCGGGGGCGCCGCCGTTTTACCTACTACTCGTCACGCCGAACAAGCACACCGGCCCGGTCCCGCTGTTCGTCGGCCTCAATTTCTCGGGCAATCACACGTTGACGGCCGACCCGAAGGTCCGCATCCCGGACGGCTGGATCTACCCGAACTCCCCCGGCGTGAAAGACGGCAAGGCGACCGAGGCCGACCGCGGGAAGGTACTCGATGTTTGGCCGTTCGAGACGATCGTCGACCACGGGTACGCTGTGGCAACGGTCTACAGCGGCGACATCATCCCGGACAACCAGAACGTCCGCGGCGGACTGGCGGACGTGGTGATGCCGGTGGCGGCGGGTAAGAAGGCCCCGTGGGAGACGGCGACGGTCATGGCGTGGGCGTGGGGCGTTCACCGCGCGGTGGATTACCTCCAGACGCTGCCGGAGATCGACGCCAAACGGATCGCCACGGTCGGCCACTCGCGGCTGGGTAAGGCGGCGATCGTGACGGCCGCCTTCGACGACCGGATCGCGCTGGCGATCCCGCACCAGGCCGGGTGCGGCGGGACCGCACCGGACCGCCGCAAGAACCCCAAGAGCGAACCCCTCGACCGCATTAACAAAACGTTCCCGCACTGGTTCTGCGACAACTTCAAGGCGTTCAACGACGACGCCACGAAGCTCCCATTCGACCAACACTGCCTGGTCGCGATCTGTGCCCCGCGGCCGGTCCTGTTCACCAACGCGACGGACGACCAGTGGGCCGACCCGCCCGGCCAGTTCGAGGTGTTGAAGGCCGCCACGCCGGTCTACAAGCTTCTCGGCGTCGACGGCGTGGTCGAAGGAGCCGCGCCGGTGGAAGGCAAGCTCACCGACAGCCGGCTCGGGTACTGGATTCGGCCGGGTAAGCACTCGATGAACCGCGACGATTGGGCGGTTTTCATTCAGTACGCGGACAAATGGCTGAAGTAA
- a CDS encoding leucine-rich repeat domain-containing protein, whose translation MMFKTLAFALALSGLCLCSSSRADDAEDKTIAFVRELGGRVTRDEKAPGKPVIFVYLSVTQVTDADLKELAKLKDLTSLDLSVTRVTGAGLRELATLKNLTILDLSRTNVTDAGLKEVATLKNLTTLDLSEMRVTDASLKELATLKNLTTLRLHRAEMTDMKMKELATLTNLTTLDLSGTPISDVGLMELATLTNLTTLNLSITKVTGVGLKELAAHKNLTTLDLSVTRVTDAGLRELATLKNLTTLDLSHTEVTDAGLKQLATLKNLTTLDLSYLEAADTGLKELATLKNLTTLRLHRTREVGLKGLATLTNLATLDLSGTPVTDVGLKELAALTKLTELDLRDTKVRDAGLKELAVIKNLTKLYLGDTKVTGVGLGELAALKNLTVLVLYHTPVADAGLKELATLTNLTTLSLAETAVTDAGLKELAALKNLTTLILSETKVTDAGLKELAPLTKLTELYLNDTSVTGVGLGELAALKNLTELVLYHTPVADAGLKEVAAFTNLTTLSLGDTKVTDAGLKELAPLTKLTHLELYGTKVTDAGLKKLVALGNLNKLYLGDTKVTSAGLKELAALKSLTFLNLENTNVTDEELKELQQALPNCDFRK comes from the coding sequence ATGATGTTCAAGACTCTGGCGTTCGCTCTCGCGTTGTCGGGGCTGTGTCTGTGTTCATCGTCTCGGGCCGACGACGCCGAGGATAAGACCATCGCGTTCGTGAGGGAACTCGGCGGGAGGGTCACCCGCGACGAGAAGGCACCCGGAAAACCGGTCATCTTCGTATACCTGAGCGTCACGCAGGTGACAGACGCGGACCTGAAGGAACTGGCTAAACTTAAGGACCTCACCTCACTCGACCTGAGTGTCACACGGGTGACGGGCGCGGGGCTGAGGGAATTGGCCACACTTAAAAACCTCACCATACTCGACCTGTCCCGCACGAATGTGACGGACGCGGGGCTAAAGGAAGTGGCCACGCTCAAGAACCTCACCACGCTCGACCTAAGCGAGATGCGGGTGACGGACGCGAGCCTGAAGGAATTGGCCACGCTCAAGAATCTCACCACGCTCCGCTTGCACCGCGCGGAGATGACGGACATGAAGATGAAAGAACTGGCCACACTCACAAATCTCACCACCCTCGATCTGTCCGGCACGCCAATATCGGACGTGGGTCTGATGGAACTGGCCACACTTACAAATCTCACCACGCTCAACTTGTCCATCACGAAGGTGACCGGTGTGGGGCTGAAAGAACTGGCCGCCCACAAAAACCTCACCACACTCGACCTGAGCGTCACGCGGGTGACGGACGCGGGGCTGAGGGAATTGGCCACACTTAAAAACCTCACCACGCTCGACCTGTCCCACACGGAGGTGACGGACGCGGGGCTAAAGCAACTGGCCACGCTCAAGAACCTCACCACGCTCGACCTGTCCTATCTGGAGGCGGCTGATACAGGGCTGAAGGAACTGGCCACGCTTAAGAACCTCACTACGCTCCGCTTGCACCGCACGAGGGAAGTAGGGCTGAAGGGACTGGCTACACTCACAAACCTCGCCACACTCGACTTGTCTGGCACGCCGGTGACAGACGTGGGGCTAAAAGAACTGGCCGCCCTCACGAAACTTACCGAACTCGACCTGAGGGACACGAAAGTGAGAGACGCGGGGCTGAAGGAACTGGCCGTGATCAAAAACCTCACCAAACTCTATCTGGGCGACACGAAAGTGACGGGCGTGGGGCTGGGAGAGTTGGCCGCCCTTAAAAACCTCACCGTACTCGTTCTGTACCACACGCCGGTGGCGGACGCGGGGCTGAAGGAACTGGCCACACTCACGAACCTCACCACACTCTCCCTGGCCGAGACGGCGGTGACAGACGCGGGGCTGAAGGAACTGGCCGCCCTCAAAAACCTCACCACACTCATCCTGAGCGAAACGAAAGTGACGGACGCAGGGCTGAAAGAGTTGGCCCCCCTCACGAAACTCACCGAACTCTACCTGAACGACACGTCCGTGACGGGCGTGGGGCTGGGAGAGTTGGCCGCCCTTAAAAACCTCACCGAACTCGTTCTATACCACACGCCGGTGGCGGACGCGGGGCTGAAGGAAGTGGCTGCGTTCACGAACCTCACCACGCTTTCTCTGGGCGACACGAAGGTGACGGACGCGGGGTTGAAGGAACTTGCCCCACTCACGAAACTCACCCACCTCGAACTGTACGGCACAAAGGTGACGGACGCGGGGTTGAAGAAACTGGTTGCACTTGGGAATCTTAACAAACTCTACCTGGGCGACACGAAGGTGACGAGCGCGGGCCTGAAGGAACTGGCCGCCCTCAAGAGCCTCACCTTCCTCAATCTGGAAAATACGAATGTGACTGACGAGGAGTTGAAGGAACTCCAACAGGCACTCCCGAACTGCGATTTCAGGAAGTAA
- a CDS encoding leucine-rich repeat domain-containing protein, whose translation MMFRTLAFALALSGLCLCSSSRADNAEDKTIAFVRELGGRVTRDEKAPGKPVISVGLSHTKVTDVGLKELAVFTNLTELDLSHTKVTDVGLKELAVFTNLTELDLSHTKVTDVGLKELIVLTNLTSLTLGGTTVTDAGLKELIVLKNLAYLTLFDTPVTDTGLKELIVLRNLDTLDLGGTKVTDAGLKELIVLKKLTSLYLSSTPVTSAGLKELPALRNLDTLSLGGMKLTGADLKELAPLTNLRMLSLVGMKLTGADLKELAPLTNLTALLLGDTKVTDAGLKELAPLRNLRRLSLVDAGVTDADLKGLAALTNLTFLNLFDATVTDVGLKELAGLTNLTWLSLSGTKVTDAGLKDLVALTNLRTLSLGRTYVTDASLKELAAFKKLTTLHLISTRVTDRGLKELQQALPKCKITK comes from the coding sequence ATGATGTTCAGGACTCTGGCGTTCGCTCTCGCGTTGTCGGGGCTGTGTCTGTGTTCATCGTCTCGGGCCGACAACGCCGAGGACAAGACCATCGCGTTCGTGAGGGAACTCGGCGGGAGGGTCACCCGCGACGAGAAGGCACCCGGAAAACCGGTCATCTCGGTCGGCCTGTCCCACACGAAGGTGACGGACGTGGGTCTGAAGGAACTGGCTGTCTTCACGAACCTCACCGAACTCGACCTGTCCCATACGAAGGTGACGGACGTGGGTTTGAAGGAACTGGCTGTCTTCACGAACCTCACCGAACTCGACCTGTCCCATACGAAGGTGACGGACGTGGGTCTGAAGGAACTGATCGTCCTCACGAACCTCACCTCACTCACCCTGGGCGGCACGACCGTGACGGACGCGGGTCTGAAGGAACTGATCGTACTCAAGAACCTTGCCTACCTCACCCTGTTTGACACGCCCGTGACGGACACGGGCTTGAAGGAACTGATCGTACTCCGGAACCTCGACACGCTCGATCTGGGCGGCACGAAGGTGACGGACGCGGGCCTGAAGGAACTGATCGTACTCAAGAAACTCACCTCGCTCTATTTGAGCAGCACGCCGGTGACGAGTGCGGGCTTGAAGGAACTGCCCGCACTCCGGAACCTCGACACGCTTTCTCTGGGCGGCATGAAGCTGACGGGCGCGGATTTGAAGGAACTAGCCCCACTTACAAACCTCAGGATGCTCTCCCTGGTCGGCATGAAGCTGACGGGCGCGGATTTGAAGGAACTGGCCCCACTCACAAACCTCACCGCACTATTACTGGGCGATACGAAGGTGACGGACGCGGGTCTGAAGGAACTGGCCCCACTCCGGAACCTCAGGAGGCTCTCCCTGGTCGACGCGGGGGTGACGGACGCGGATCTGAAGGGGCTGGCCGCACTCACGAACCTCACCTTCCTCAATCTGTTTGACGCGACGGTGACGGACGTGGGGTTGAAGGAACTGGCCGGACTCACGAACCTTACCTGGCTGTCACTGAGCGGCACGAAAGTGACGGACGCGGGCCTGAAAGATCTGGTCGCACTTACGAATCTCAGGACGCTTTCCCTGGGTCGCACGTACGTGACGGACGCGAGCCTGAAGGAACTGGCCGCCTTCAAGAAACTTACCACGCTCCACTTGATCAGCACGAGGGTAACGGATAGGGGCCTGAAGGAACTCCAGCAGGCACTCCCGAAGTGCAAAATCACGAAGTAG